The following proteins are encoded in a genomic region of Mus caroli chromosome 18, CAROLI_EIJ_v1.1, whole genome shotgun sequence:
- the LOC110285118 gene encoding endogenous retrovirus group K member 18 Pro protein-like has protein sequence MEDHPMYKLEVQGVSIWGLLDSGADCSIIKEADWPKGWPLQTFAQALRGLGFAQDPSCSASILHWKDEEGHRGSFQPFVLQIPISLWGRDVMTKMGVKVISEKTYSPQSQAIMDGMNYQKGKGLGKNEDGRLSYISPRGQSGREGLGFS, from the coding sequence ATGGAGGATCACCCTATGTATAAACTAGAAGTTCAGGGAGTCTCTATATGGGGCTTACTTGATTCAGGGGCCGATTGCAGCATTATAAAAGAAGCAGATTGGCCAAAAGGTTGGCCCCTTCAGACCTTTGCTCAGGCTCTTCGAGGTCTTGGATTTGCACAAGACCCCAGCTGCAGTGCCAGTATCCTCCATTGGAAGGATGAGGAGGGGCATAGGGGCAGTTTTCAGCCATTTGTTCTTCAAATCCCCATTTCCTTATGGGGAAGAGATGTTATGACCAAGATGGGTGTAAAAGTGATTTCAGAAAAGACTTATAGTCCACAAAGTCAAGCTATCATGGATGGGATGAACTATCAGAAGGGTAAGGGTCTTGGCAAAAATGAGGATGGACGACTCTCATATATCTCTCCTAGAGGCCAAAGTGGCAGGGAGGggttgggtttttcctag